In Paludibaculum fermentans, the genomic stretch ATTGAACTGACGCAACCTCGTGGCGGCGTGGGCTACTATCTGGAGCACACAAAGCTGTACAAGTCGATCCGCGGCGATGGTCCGTACATCAACGAATCGCTCGAAGTGGCAGCCAGCACGCTGACCTGCATCATGGGCCGCGAATCAGCCTATAGCGGACAGAAGATCACTTGGGATATGATCTTGAATTCCAAACAGGATCTGATGCCCAAGGAAGACCAGTGGAAATATGATGGGAAGCCGGAAATCCCGGATTTCCCTGTTCCCGGCAAGTACAAGTTCATCTAGAATTGTTTGAAAGAAGTAAGGCCGGGCAGAGCGCCCTGAAATCCCGCTATCAGGGAGCGCTGCCCGGCCTTGCTGCGTCTGGAGGCCTCGTTGAGCGGGTAGGATGAAGACACATGCGACTTTCTTCCTATGGGCAGGCGTCGACTAGTCCGGCGCCGGTGAGCCGGATGATGGCCGAGTTCTCCCACGACTTCCGCGACGGTGTCGACATCAACCTAGGCATCGGGTATGTGAACGAGCAGACCATCCCGGTGGCGGGACTGCGTGAGGCGATGGAGGCTGTCGCCGCGGACGGACGGAAATACCGCCAGGCGTTCAACTACGGGAGCCCTGCCGGCTCCGCTAACCTGATCGCATCGTTGCGCAACTTCCTGATCGGTCATGGCGTGGGAGGGCTGACGGAATCCAGCCTTGCAGGCAAGCGGCTGGCGATTGGCGCTTGCGGAGCCACCAGCATCCTGGATGCCCTTGGCGATGTGCTGCCGCAAGGGATCGTCATCACCTCGGACCCGATGTACTACATCTACGCCGAAGCGATGGAGCGGCGCGGGTTTGAGATCCTCGCTGTGCCGGAAGATGCGGAAGGACCGTCGCTGGAGGTGCTCCGCGAGAAGCTGAACGGCTTGGGCCCCAGGGCGGACCGGATCTCGTTCTTTTACTTTGTTACGGTCAACAACCCGTCGTGCACTCTACTCTCCAACCGCAGGCGGCGCGCCCTGCTGGAAGTCGCGGAGGAGGTATCGCAGGCACAGCACCGCAAAATTCCGATCATCTACGACCTGGCGTATGAACTGCTGCTGCACGATCCGGCAGTGGAACCCTTCAAGTCCGTTTTGCCGTTGGACAGCTCCGGCATCGCCTTCGAGATAGGGACGTTGTCGAAGATCCTGGCTCCCGCCCTGAGGATCGGCTACATCCTGGGTCCGGATGGGCCTCTGATGAATGCGCTCGTGCAGAAAACGAGTGACACCGGCTTCAGCGCTCCGTTGTTTGTACAGGAGATGGCGAGCTACCTGTTGGGTCATAAGATCGAAGAGCAGTTGAGCCAGGTGAACGCGGGCTATCGCCAGAAGGCGCGGGCAGTTCT encodes the following:
- a CDS encoding aminotransferase class I/II-fold pyridoxal phosphate-dependent enzyme codes for the protein MRLSSYGQASTSPAPVSRMMAEFSHDFRDGVDINLGIGYVNEQTIPVAGLREAMEAVAADGRKYRQAFNYGSPAGSANLIASLRNFLIGHGVGGLTESSLAGKRLAIGACGATSILDALGDVLPQGIVITSDPMYYIYAEAMERRGFEILAVPEDAEGPSLEVLREKLNGLGPRADRISFFYFVTVNNPSCTLLSNRRRRALLEVAEEVSQAQHRKIPIIYDLAYELLLHDPAVEPFKSVLPLDSSGIAFEIGTLSKILAPALRIGYILGPDGPLMNALVQKTSDTGFSAPLFVQEMASYLLGHKIEEQLSQVNAGYRQKARAVLAGIAEHLGPSIEECRGGSAGFYFYLTFHEVETHPKSAFFQFLTRTTGEPEVDQLAGSKRPRVLYIPGEYCVHSRGDLAVKGRRQLRLSYGFEDAPRIVEALSLMRAAVEYAKSSRQVVCPG